In one Lolium rigidum isolate FL_2022 chromosome 3, APGP_CSIRO_Lrig_0.1, whole genome shotgun sequence genomic region, the following are encoded:
- the LOC124701661 gene encoding UDP-glucuronate:xylan alpha-glucuronosyltransferase 2-like isoform X2, which yields MFDELRGRLRMGLVNIGRDELLPLGVEGDVVAVDFDRVSDAFRWSDLYPEWIDEEEEDRVPSCPEIPMPDFARHDGQVDVVVAALPCNRTAKGWNRDVFRLQVHLVVAQVAARKGRRDGRGRVRVVLRSECDPMMDLFRCDEAVGRDGDWWMYNVDVPRLEEKLRLPVGSCNLALPLWGPTGIHEVFNASDLAAVDSGRKPQREAYATVLHSSDRYLCGAIVLAQSIRRSGSTRDMVLLHDHTVTKPALRALAAAGWIPRRIRRIRNPRAERGSYNEYNYSKFRLWQLTEYARVVFVDADILVLRNLDVLFRFPQISAVGNDGSLFNSGIMVIEPSRCTFDALVRGRRTIRSYNGGDQGFLNEVFVWWHRLPRRVNYLKNFWANSTGERALKERLFAAEPAEVWSIHYLGLKPWRCYRDYDCNWNIGDQRVYASDEAHRRWWQVYDAMGEVMRGPCALSERRKIELAWDRHVAEEIGYADQHWKINITDSRKWE from the exons ATGTTCGACGAGCTCCGAGGCCGGCTGCGGATGGGCCTGGTGAACATCGGCCGCGACGAGCTGCTCCCTCTCGGCGTGGAGGGCGACGTGGTGGCCGTGGACTTCGACCGCGTGTCGGACGCGTTCCGGTGGTCGGACCTCTACCCGGAGTGgatcgacgaggaggaagaggacagggTCCCGTCCTGCCCGGAGATCCCCATGCCGGACTTCGCCCGCCACGACGGCCAGGTGgacgtggtggtggcggcgctgccGTGCAACCGGACGGCCAAGGGGTGGAACCGCGACGTGTTCCGGCTGCAGGTGCACCTGGTCGTCGCGCAggtggcggcgcggaagggccgGCGCGACGGCCGCGGCAGGGTGCGCGTGGTGCTGCGAAGCGAGTGCGACCCGATGATGGACCTGTTCCGGTGCGACGAGGCGGTGGGGAGGGACGGCGACTGGTGGATGTACAACGTCGACGTGCCACGGCTGGAGGAGAAGCTCCGGCTGCCCGTCGGCTCCTGCAACCTCGCGCTGCCGCTCTGGGGACCAACAG GCATCCACGAGGTGTTCAACGCATCGGACCTGGCAGCGGTGGACTCCGGCAGGAAGCCGCAGAGGGAGGCGTACGCGACGGTGCTGCACTCGTCGGACAGGTACCTGTGTGGCGCCATCGTTCTGGCGCAGAGCATCCGGCGGTCGGGCTCCACCCGCGACATGGTCCTCCTCCACGACCACACCGTCACCAAGCCGGCCCTCcgtgccctcgccgccgccggctggaTCCCCCGCAGGATCCGGCGCATCCGCAACCCTCGCGCGGAGCGAGGCTCGTACAACGAGTACAACTACAGCAAGTTCCGGCTGTGGCAGCTGACGGAGTACGCGCGCGTGGTGTTCGTGGACGCCGACATCCTGGTGCTCCGCAACCTGGACGTGCTCTTCCGGTTCCCGCAGATCTCCGCGGTGGGCAACGACGGGTCCCTGTTCAACTCCGGGATCATGGTGATCGAGCCGTCGCGCTGCACGTTCGACGCGCTGGTCCGTGGGCGGCGCACCATCCGGTCGTACAACGGGGGTGACCAGGGGTTCCTGAACGAGGTGTTCGTGTGGTGGCACCGGCTGCCGCGGCGGGTGAACTACCTCAAGAACTTCTGGGCGAACTCGACGGGGGAGCGGGCGCTGAAGGAGCGGCTGTTCGCGGCTGAGCCGGCGGAGGTGTGGTCGATCCACTACCTGGGGCTTAAGCCGTGGCGGTGCTACAGGGACTACGACTGCAACTGGAACATCGGGGACCAGCGGGTGTACGCCAGCGAcgaggcgcaccggcggtggtggcaGGTGTACGACGCGATGGGGGAGGTGATGCGGGGGCCGTGCGCGCTGTCGGAGCGGAGGAAGATCGAGCTCGCGTGGGACAGGCACGTCGCCGAGGAGATCGGGTACGCCGACCAGCACTGGAAGATCAACATCACCGACTCCAGGAAGTGGGAGTAG
- the LOC124701661 gene encoding UDP-glucuronate:xylan alpha-glucuronosyltransferase 2-like isoform X1: MKTGEAVKSPLAGLRAAAIIKLNAAFLAFFFLLYMALLLHPNYSHILDRGAASLVRCTFRDACPTSTQHLTRKPGGRLVTAASKVAGTSTERIVNAGRAPTMFDELRGRLRMGLVNIGRDELLPLGVEGDVVAVDFDRVSDAFRWSDLYPEWIDEEEEDRVPSCPEIPMPDFARHDGQVDVVVAALPCNRTAKGWNRDVFRLQVHLVVAQVAARKGRRDGRGRVRVVLRSECDPMMDLFRCDEAVGRDGDWWMYNVDVPRLEEKLRLPVGSCNLALPLWGPTGIHEVFNASDLAAVDSGRKPQREAYATVLHSSDRYLCGAIVLAQSIRRSGSTRDMVLLHDHTVTKPALRALAAAGWIPRRIRRIRNPRAERGSYNEYNYSKFRLWQLTEYARVVFVDADILVLRNLDVLFRFPQISAVGNDGSLFNSGIMVIEPSRCTFDALVRGRRTIRSYNGGDQGFLNEVFVWWHRLPRRVNYLKNFWANSTGERALKERLFAAEPAEVWSIHYLGLKPWRCYRDYDCNWNIGDQRVYASDEAHRRWWQVYDAMGEVMRGPCALSERRKIELAWDRHVAEEIGYADQHWKINITDSRKWE; encoded by the exons ATGAAGACCGGCGAGGCGGTCAAATCGCCGCTGGCCGGGCTGCGGGCGGCGGCCATCATCAAGCTTAACGCGGccttcctcgccttcttcttcctcctctacatggcgctcctcctccaccccaACTACTCCCACATCCTCGACCGCGGCGCCGCCTCCCTCGTCCGCTGCACCTTCCGGGACGCCTGCCCCACGTCCACCCAGCATCTCACACGGAAG CCGGGAGGAAGACTAGTGACGGCAGCGAGCAAGGTGGCGGGGACGTCGACGGAGAGGATTGTGAACGCGGGGCGCGCGCCGACCATGTTCGACGAGCTCCGAGGCCGGCTGCGGATGGGCCTGGTGAACATCGGCCGCGACGAGCTGCTCCCTCTCGGCGTGGAGGGCGACGTGGTGGCCGTGGACTTCGACCGCGTGTCGGACGCGTTCCGGTGGTCGGACCTCTACCCGGAGTGgatcgacgaggaggaagaggacagggTCCCGTCCTGCCCGGAGATCCCCATGCCGGACTTCGCCCGCCACGACGGCCAGGTGgacgtggtggtggcggcgctgccGTGCAACCGGACGGCCAAGGGGTGGAACCGCGACGTGTTCCGGCTGCAGGTGCACCTGGTCGTCGCGCAggtggcggcgcggaagggccgGCGCGACGGCCGCGGCAGGGTGCGCGTGGTGCTGCGAAGCGAGTGCGACCCGATGATGGACCTGTTCCGGTGCGACGAGGCGGTGGGGAGGGACGGCGACTGGTGGATGTACAACGTCGACGTGCCACGGCTGGAGGAGAAGCTCCGGCTGCCCGTCGGCTCCTGCAACCTCGCGCTGCCGCTCTGGGGACCAACAG GCATCCACGAGGTGTTCAACGCATCGGACCTGGCAGCGGTGGACTCCGGCAGGAAGCCGCAGAGGGAGGCGTACGCGACGGTGCTGCACTCGTCGGACAGGTACCTGTGTGGCGCCATCGTTCTGGCGCAGAGCATCCGGCGGTCGGGCTCCACCCGCGACATGGTCCTCCTCCACGACCACACCGTCACCAAGCCGGCCCTCcgtgccctcgccgccgccggctggaTCCCCCGCAGGATCCGGCGCATCCGCAACCCTCGCGCGGAGCGAGGCTCGTACAACGAGTACAACTACAGCAAGTTCCGGCTGTGGCAGCTGACGGAGTACGCGCGCGTGGTGTTCGTGGACGCCGACATCCTGGTGCTCCGCAACCTGGACGTGCTCTTCCGGTTCCCGCAGATCTCCGCGGTGGGCAACGACGGGTCCCTGTTCAACTCCGGGATCATGGTGATCGAGCCGTCGCGCTGCACGTTCGACGCGCTGGTCCGTGGGCGGCGCACCATCCGGTCGTACAACGGGGGTGACCAGGGGTTCCTGAACGAGGTGTTCGTGTGGTGGCACCGGCTGCCGCGGCGGGTGAACTACCTCAAGAACTTCTGGGCGAACTCGACGGGGGAGCGGGCGCTGAAGGAGCGGCTGTTCGCGGCTGAGCCGGCGGAGGTGTGGTCGATCCACTACCTGGGGCTTAAGCCGTGGCGGTGCTACAGGGACTACGACTGCAACTGGAACATCGGGGACCAGCGGGTGTACGCCAGCGAcgaggcgcaccggcggtggtggcaGGTGTACGACGCGATGGGGGAGGTGATGCGGGGGCCGTGCGCGCTGTCGGAGCGGAGGAAGATCGAGCTCGCGTGGGACAGGCACGTCGCCGAGGAGATCGGGTACGCCGACCAGCACTGGAAGATCAACATCACCGACTCCAGGAAGTGGGAGTAG